The window TCAGCCGAAGTGGGCCGCGTACTGCGACACGGCGGCGTGCTCGGGCTCGTGTGGAACATCCGGGACACTGACGTGCCGTGGGTGGTCGAGCTCGGCGAGATCATGCACGGCAGCAACGCCGAGATCATGATGGCCGAGGGCGGGCCCGAAGTGAGCGCTCCCTTCGATGGTCTCGAGTCCCGCTCGTGGCGGTGGGCGCGCCCGATGACCCGAGAACAGCTTTTCGACATGGCGCATTCACGCAGCTATGTCATCACGGCAGAGCCGACCGAGCGTGAGCGCATCGACCGTGAGCTTGGTGCGTTGTTCGACCGGATCGGAGCGGTCGGCGATGCGCCGGTTGACCTGCCGTACGTGACCACGGCGTTCCGCGCGCTCCGGCCATAGGCCGGGTCGCGGCATCCGCCCCCGTAGACTGGATGCCCGTGGCCCTCACCATCGGAATCGTCGGACTGCCCAACGTCGGCAAGTCCACCCTGTTCAACGCCCTGACCCGCAACCAGGTGCTCGCGGCGAACTACCCGTTCGCGACGATCGAGCCCAACATCGGGGTGGTGAACCTGCCTGACGCGCGGCTGGATCGACTGGCCGAGCTGTTCCACAGCGAACGGATCGTGCCCGCGACAGTGTCGTTCGTCGACATCGCGGGTATCGTGCGCGGCGCGAGCGAGGGTGAGGGGCTGGGCAACCAGTTCCTCGCGAACATCCGCGAGGCCGATGCCATCGCGCAGGTGGTGCGCGGGTTCTCGGACGACGACGTGGTGCACGTCGAAGGCGGGGTCAACCCGCGCAATGACCTCGAGACGATCGGCGCCGAGCTCATGCTGGCCGATCTGCAGACCATCGAGAAGGCGCTGCCGCGGTACGAGAAGGAAGTCAAGGGCAAGCGGCTCGATCCTGCTGTTCTCGAGGCTGCCGTGGCAGCCAAGGATGCTCTGGACCGTGGTGTGCTGCTCTCGGCAGCGGGCGTCGACCTTGCCCCGATCAAGGAACTGGGGCTGCTGACGGCCAAGCCCTTCATCTTCGTGTTCAACGTTGATGAGGCGGTGCTGACGGATGCCGCGCGCAAGGCTGAGCTCGAGGCGTTGGTGGCTCCCGCGCACGCGGTGTTCCTCGACGCGAAGATCGAGTCTGAGCTCATCGACCTCGACCCGGAGGACGCGAAGGAACTGTTGGAGTCGACCGGGCAGGACGAGTCGGGGCTGGACCAACTCGCCCGGATCGGGTTCGACACCCTTGGGCTGCAGACGTATCTGACAGCCGGCCCGAAGGAGGCCCGCGCCTGGACCATCGGCAAGGGGTGGAAGGCGCCGCAGGCGGCGGGAGTCATCCACACCGACTTCGAGAAGGGCTTCATCAAGGCCGAGGTCATCTCGTTCGAAGACCTGGTCTCACTGGGGTCGGTCGTCGAGGCACGTGCGCACGGCAAGGCGCGCCTGGAGGGCAAGGACTACGTCATGCAGGATGGCGACGTGGTGGAGTTCCGCCACAGTTAGGCATCAGGTAGAGGGGAGTCGCAGTGTTCTCAGTCCTTGCGCACTACACCAGCGGTACTGGCGTCCGTGGCATCGTCGAAGGAAAGTCGCTGTGGGCTAGCCACGTCGCCTTCCTCAATGATGCCTCGGAGTTTGAGTACGCGTTCACTCTCGCTCGCGAGATCATCGAGAGAATCAACTCGCTCCGTGAAGACTGGGCCCCGCGGTATCCGAAGCTCGCCGAACTCATCACTCACGAAAGCACGCACCTTGAGCGGGGGAGTCTCCCGGACGTCTTCGTGACATCTCTGACGACGAAGACAGAAGATCTCAGTCAGTGGCGGGGATACACAAGCGCCGGCGACGGATACACGGTTCTATTTGACGCTGAGAAGCTCCGGGACCACGCAAACGCTCTGGGCTGGCGCCTCGTTCCGGTCCAGTACGAGGGCAGCGGCGCGGTCGCAGCCGTGGTTGAAGCCACCTTTCGAAAGCTAGACGACGGCATATACGCTGACGCCGAGTCTGCATTCCGTGGGTTCCAGGATGTGCTGTTCGAGGTGGCTCCTACTCTGAAGCACGATGCATTCGATGCCGAGCAAGAGTGGCGCTTGATCTCGCCGCCCGACGTTGACCCGACGGCGATCAAGTGGCGCTCTGGTGCGAGTTTTCTAGTGCCATATCTTGAGTTCCCGTTACCGCAAGCAGACTCCGGCGTCATCGTGGGGTTCGGGGTCGGTCCGGGGCCGAACGGTGATCTTGCGAGCTCGGCACTCCTGAAGTACATCAACCAGATGGGCCACCACGTTGGCGTTGGGATGCCGGGTATCCCTTTCCGCCCCTGGTAGGTGGCGGACCCAGGTCTTGCCCCGCCGGACAGCGTCGAACATCTATCTGCACGAACAGTACGTCGTGGAGTTCCGCCACAGTCAGGCATTTGGCAGAGGCGACACGCTGCTACCGTGCGCTGGGCAGGTCAAAGGGTGCTTCCCATTTCTCGCGCTCAAAGAGCTCATTCAGGGGCATGGCGAGCGCCTCGACCATTTCCGGGTGTTCCGCGAGGTCGTTTATCCGCATGCCGATTGCGTGAAGGTTGAGAATGTGTGTTTCAGGCCAGGCGACATCTCGCCGAACTGCAACCAGGAAATCCGCCATGAGTCGCATGATGACCAACGTTGGGGGCGACGAGTTCGCTGCAGTGCGATACCTGTAGAAGGCCTCAACGACCTCATCTGACCCCCAAACTGTGACGAAGGTTTGGAAGTCAGCGATCACGTCCTCAAGCTTCTTGGTCGCCGCAGCATTGCGCGAGGGGGTAAGCATGTCGCCCAAAGTCTGTAGAAACGGCTGGTAGAGCTCGTACTTCTTCTGGGCGACTCGGTCTTCTAACGCTCGAAGTCTGGCCGATTCGTGTTCGGCGCGTTGAGCGCGACGGGCTGATTTTGAGGCCCAGAGCGCGGAGAAGATGGCAACAGCCGCCGGTATAACCAGTGCCACGATCTGCAACCACAGGGGGAGTGTCATGCTTCTGAGTGTGACATGGAGTCCCGGACCGCATAGGTAATGTCAGGAAGGCGACGTGGTGGAGTTCCGGTTTAACGTATAACGTTATTGACGCTCTGCGTTATACAGTGCTCGTGTGATCAGATCGTTCGGTAGCAAGGAAACCGAACGGCTGTGGCGACGCGAACGTGTGCGCTCGATCGATCCGGGGATCCATCGGGTCGCGCTGCGCAAGTTGCGTCAGGTCGGATCCGCTGAGTCGCTCGATGACCTCCGCGTCCCATCCGGCAACCGGCTCGAAGCGCTGAAACGTGACAGGGTTGGCCAGCACGGCATCAGGATCAACGACCAGTGGCGGATCTGCTTCGTGTGGACGCCCGCCGGACCGGAGGAGGTGGAGATCGTTGACTATCACTGACAAGATTCCCCCGATTCACCCGGGCGAGGTCCTCATGGAAGATTTCATTGAGGGCTTCGAGATTACTCAGAACAAGCTCGCGGTCGCCATCGGCGTGCCGCCACGCCGCATCAACGAGATCGTGCACGGTAAGCGCGGGATCACGGCCGATACGGCACTCCGTTTGGAGCGCTACTTCGGTGTCTCGGCGCAGTTTTGGCTCAACCTGCAGACGCGCTACGAGTTGGACCTTGCCGAGGATCGGATCGCCGAGCAGATCGCCGCGATCACCCCGCTGAAGGTTGCGTGAGCGGGGGCCCGGAACGCCGACTCGTTCGCAAGGTCGTCGGCTACGTCATGCGTGACCAGGAGCTGCTCGTCTTCACTCACGATGATGTCCCGCTCGAGATTGCGGGAGTCCAGGTGCCAGCCGGGACGATCGAGAAGGAGGAAGCGCCAGACGCCGCAGTCGTGCGTGAGGTACTGGAAGAGACTGGTCTTGCTCTTCGCGTCGTCAGATCCCTGGGTACGGCGCGATACGACATACGGCCCTCGAAACCCGAAGTGCACGAGCGGCATTTCTTCCAACTGGCGCCTGTGGAGGATGATCTACCCGAGCGATGGTCTGCCGGTGAGGAATATCCTTCCGATGGCGGTGATGTTCAGCGGTGGACGTTCCGCTGGATTCCATTCGAACAGGCTCACGTGCTGTGTGCGGGGTTCGGAGCGCGTCTCGGCGAGATTGTCCCGGACACCCAGTGATACCGCTAATCGTGACGTAACCCGGTGGAGCTCCGGGTTGACGTCTAGATGAGTGAGTCCGATTGTCTTTAGTGGTCGTAGGCGATGAGGGATCTCTTTGAGGGTGCGCCTGTGAGCCAGTTGTGCCAGATGCCGGCGGCGAGGGCGAGTAGGCGGGCCGCGACGCGGGAGTAGACGCCGGCGACGGTTCGGCCGCCGTGTTCTTCGAGTGTGAGCTGGCCCTTCAATGTGTCGAACACGGACTCGACCCATTGCCGGATGCCGCCGAGTTTCCCGAAACGTTTGTGCTCGTCCTTGCGGTCTGGACGGATCAGGTGAGCGCCCAGCTCCTCGGTGACGAACGTCTCAAACTGGCGGCCGGCGAAGCCCTTGTCGCCGACGATCACCTGCCCGGGTGCGATCAGGTGCCGATCGTGACGCAGCAGCTGCTCGGTGACTTCTCGCTCTCCGATCTTCGGGTTGGCCAGCCCCCAGATGATCGGCATCCCCTCTGGCGTGCAGATCAGGTAGAGCCGGAATCCCCAGAAGAACCGGGAGTGGGAGGCGCAGTACCCGTAGCCGGCATGCCCGGCCAGATCGGAGCGTTTCACTGTCTCCCGGGACTTGCCGCAAGGGACCGGTGTGGAATCGACAAGCCGGGTCACCTCACCGAAGGTAGGGGTATCGCGGGCCAGCTCGGTGATCACAGCGGAGAGCAGTCCGGTCGCCTGACGGACGCGTTTGCCCCACCCGGACTGGGCGGGCAGGTTCGGGAACATGCCCCGCAGGTGTGCGCGGGCGTAACGGATCCACTTCCTGTCGGACGCGATGCCCAGCAGGTGCTGCGCGACCAGTAGACACAGCAACTCGACATCGTTGAGCGCGGGCTTACGACCCGGCCGGTGGTCCCTGGTGAACCCGAGCGCCGGGAGAATCCGGTCATCGAGGTGCACGTAGAGTGTGACAAGGAGGGTGTTGAGCTCGGTTTTCACACATTGGGGTTAACACCCTCCGCCCCTCGTTAACAGCGCCCACGCCGATCAACGACGATCAACCAATAGGACTCACTCATCTAGTCGCGTTCCGGTTCAACATCTCGTCAGCCGACGGCTTGCACGACCTGCATCAGATGTCCGTCGAGGTCCTCGACCCACGCGATGAGCAGGCGACCGAGCCATGCCTCCGGCGTCTTGATCGGCTTTGCGCCGAGTTCGACGAGCCGCGCATAGCCAGCACGAACGTCGTCAGTCCAGAGGATCACAGCTGCGCGCTGGCCTTCAGTGACCGGGTCGAGGCCGTGGTCGTTGCGCGTGCTCGATTCGGCGGCGAGGCCGAGCCGGTATCCGTCGAGGACGAGATCGACGTGGATCGGGGTACCTGCTGTTGGCGTGCGAAACGCCTCCTCGAAGCCGAGCGCGGTATAGAAGACCAGTGCACGATCGATATCACGCGTGAACAGGACGATCTGAGGAGTCCGGAAAAGGCTCATCCATCGAGTCTGGATTGGCCCGTCAGGTGCTGCAACTGAACGGTGCGCTCGAGAGAGATACGGGTACCATGACCATTTCGTCCGCGCACGGCAACGTGAAGTTGCCGTATGACATTCCGAGGCTCCCACGTGTCCTGGCCGCGCAACCACGGGGCTCCGCTCGTCCCGGGGAGTGGTACGAAGCCGCCCAGGCATTCGGCCGTCAAATGCGGAGAGGTCTTCCGCAATCGATGCTTACTGCACCGAAGAGTGCCCACAGGGCTCGGGGTGTCTTGTTGCCGGTCACTCCTCATCCCACGGCAGTCTCACCTGCGGCAGGATGTAGATCCGGCCGAGGGTCGCGACCGGATGCTTCGTCATGTACTCGGCGGCCTCGTCGATCGAATCGGCGGTGATGAGATCGTAGCCGGCGAACCACTCCTTGAACTCTGGGAACGGGCCGTCGGTGATCAGGGCTCGGCCGTCACGGACGACGACGGACTTCGCCTGCTCGGGACCCGCGACAGGTGCCCCCTCGCCGAGACGTCCCGCCGCTTCGCCCTCGGCAGCCCAGCGTTCGAGCATCGCCTGGTCCTCGGACTGGGTCAGATCGGTGCCGGTGGGGTCGGACATGTGAATGACGAGGTACTTGCTGCTCATGAGAGTTCTCCATTCGATGGTGCGAGCTGATTTCGTCGGCGGATGAGGTGAGCAGTCTCGGCGGTGTTCCCGGCCAGATCGATTGCGCGGTCATAGGCCGCTCGGGCGTCGGCGGAGCGGCCGGTCGCGCGCAGCAGTTCCGCACGGGTGACGTGGAAGGCATGGTGGCCGTCGAGCTTGTCGGTGAGTCGGTCGACGATCGCGAGAGCGAGGTCGGGTGAATCGTGCTCGGAGAGCGCGATGGCCTTATTGAGGGTGACGAGTGGACTCGGGTCGATCTCCTCGAGCCGGGAGTAAAGGCTCGCGATGCGCGCCCAGTCGGTGTCACGCGGATGCGGGGCGGTGACGTGGGCGGCATTGATCTCCGCGAGCAGCCGGTACCTGCCCGAGGGCTCATCAACCTCCCGTGATCCGAGCAATTGCAGACCCTCAGCGATCAGCTCTCGGTCCCAGGACCCACGATCCTGCTCATCGAGCCGCACCAGCTCACCGTCGGCCGAGACACGGGCCTGAGAGCGGGCGTCGGTGAGCAGCATCAACGCGAGCAGACCGACCACCTCGGCATCGTCAGGCCGCAGTCCATGTGCGAGCCGAGTGAGGCGGATCCCCTCGGCGGTCAGATCGCGCCGGATCGCGGGCGTGTCGGGACCGGAAGCGAGGTATCCCTCGTTGAAGACGAGGTACAGCACCACGAGGACGGCATCGATGCGCGCGGGGAGGTCCTCCGCCGCGGGGATCGCGAAGGGGATGCCGGCCGCCTTGATCTTCGCCTTGGCCCGGCTGATCCGCTGACCCATGGTCGTGTCCTGCACGAGGAACGCATGGGCGATCTCGGCGACGGTGAGCCCGCCGACGATCCTCAAGGTCAGCGCGACGCGCGCGTCGAGCGAGAGTGCCGGATGGCAGCAGATGAACAGCAGCCGAAGCCGATCATCCTCGATGGCGCCGGTCGGGGCGGAGGGTTCCGGATCGTGCAGCAGCAGCGCCTCCCGGTGCTTCTCGTCTCGACGCGCTTCACGTCGCAGCCGGTCGATCGCCCTGCGATTCGCTGTCGTGGTCACCCACCCGGCAGGGTTCGGCGGTATGCCGTGTGCCGGCCAGTGCTCGACGGCGGCCGCGAACGCCTCCGCGGTCATCTCCTCGGCCAGGTCGAGGTCTCCGAACCGCCGCGTGAGTCCCGCGACGATCCGCGCCCACTCCTCGCGATGCGTGCGCGTGATCACCGTCGCGACATCCCGAGTGTCGTCCCGGGGTTCGGGCATGGTCATCATCTCCTCGTTACATCTGCTCTTCGAGCGGGTCGTTCAGCTTTCGACAGTCTTCCGGAAAAGCCGCAGAATCGGAGTGCGGTCGGAAGACTTCCGCAGCGGGACCTCGGCCTTGGCGGCCGCCCTGCGTTCAGCGGCAACGCGACGCCGCTCCGCCTCGACCATGGCCCGCTGGATCTCGGCCTGGTGGTGGGTGATCGTCCACATCGGATCGATATACATGGAGGATGCCCTTCCTGATCGGGCCGGAATCGTTGCATCCCGGCTATCAGGACCACGAACGGGCGCGGCATATTTCGACACCGGCTTGACAGGTTGTGCCCGCTCGCAGGCGCACACCGCTAACGCTGACGTAACGCGGTGGAGTTCCGCTTCAACGTGTGACCGGACGCCCGAGCTGCTCGTCTTCACCCACGATGACGCGATCGAGCGTAACCAGCAGATCATCGGAGAAGCAGTGCATGGTCACTGGCGCAGCATCCATCGTCAGCAAGACCGGCACGAACCGGGCCGCGCGAGTGCGCCGATCCTCTGCCACCCGCGGCGCGCTCTCAGTCCTCACGCAGGCTGGTGATCAGTTCTTCCACGTGGCTCCGGATCTCGTCACGGATCTGACGAACGGCCCCGAGGTCGCCGCCGGCAGGGTCGTCGAGCTTCCAGTCCTCGTAGCGCTTCCCCGGGAAGAACGGGCAGGCATCGCCGCAGCCCATTGTGATCACGACGTCTGAATGCTGTACTGCCTCGGTCGTTATGATCTTGGGATGCTCGGCAGCGATGTCGATGCCCTGCTCGTTCATCGCGGCGACGACGACGGGATTGATCCGGTCGGCGGGCAGAGAGCCCGCGGAGCGGATCTCTACACGGTCGCCGGCCAGGTGGCGCAGCCAGCCCGCCGCCATTTGGGATCGGCCGGCGTTGTGAACGCAGACGAACAGCACCGACGGCTTTTTCTCAGTCATGGGTCTTTTCGATGGGGTCTGTGGATGGGGCGGCGCTGCAGCGCTTACGCAGGCCGGCGTCGGTCATCGGGTCAGGCTGCGGCGGGCTTGACCGCGCGGACCAGTGCGGAGTGCATGCCCGGCGCTGCCTCGTGTGTGAATTCCACTGCCGCGTCGATGAATCCGGCCGCGGCGAGCCCGTCCAGGTACTCGGTGCGCGAGAGCGCACCGGCGATGCAGCCGACATGGGAGCCGCGCTCGGCGCGCTCGGCCGGGGTGAGGTGGTCCTCCGCAACGACGTCCGAGATGCCGATGCGACCACCGGGCACCAAGACCCGGAACATCTCGGCGAACACGGTCGGCTTGTCGATGGAAAGGTTGATGACACAGTTCGAGATCACCACATCCACCGCCCCGTCCGGCAGAGGCACGTCCTCGATGGTGCCTTTGAGGAACTCCACGTTCACGGCACCAGCCTTTGCCTTGTTCGCTTCGGCCAACTCGAGCATTTCGTCGGTCATGTCCACACCGTAGGCGAAGCCAGTCGGGCCGACGCGGCGTGCCGAGAGCAGCACGTCGATGCCGCCTCCGGAGCCCAGATCGAGTACCTTCTCGCCCTCGTTCAGTCGGGCGACCATCATCGGGTTGCCGCAGCCCAGTGATGCGGCGACTGCCTCAGCCGGCAACTCGCCCTGCTCGTCTGCCGAGTACAGCGACGCGCCGAAAGCATCGTCCAGCTCGCCGGAACCGCCGCAGCAGGACGCGTTCTCGCTCGGACTGCAGCAGGATTGATCGGCATCGATCAGGGCCAACGCGTCGCGGTTGCCGCGGGAGACCGCGGTGGCCGCCGTGGCATACCTGGCCCGCACCCGCTCGCGGGTCTCGTCACCGGTGTCGGTCATGGTCGTACCTCCTATTGAAGAACGTCGATGCATCGATCCTGCCGCACCCATCGACGTTCGTCAATGCGTCACCTAGGATGAATCTCATGAGCACCAGGACCGAGCTGCCGATCACTCCCGTCGGGATCGCAGCGTGCTGCTCTCCGCTGACGGCGGGCGTGATCGACGACGCCTCGGCCGCGCAGCTGGCGCGGGTGTTCAAAGCGCTCGGCGACCCCACCCGCGTCCGCCTCATCTCGCTCATCGCGGCGGCAGAGGGAGCCGAGGCATGCATCTGCGAATTGACCGATCCGGTCGGGCTGAGCCAACCGACGGTTTCCCATCACATGAGGTTGCTGGTGCAGGCTGGGCTGGTCACGCGTGAGCAGCGCGGCAAGTGGGCGTATTACCGGCTGGTCGGCCAGACATTCAACGCGCTGCGCGAAGCCGTCACCGTCGGGATTGACGTCGTCTGATCAGACCCACATCGTGGATGGCACGTGGGGCATCTGAGCTTCGGATGCCGCGTCGTACGCCACGAGGCGTGGGCTGTGACCGAGTGGGATGCGCTCGTGGGGCTGGTGTGCGTGACGGTCGACGAGGGGAATAAGACCGGCTGGTTCTGGTACTGGATGACAGACGGGGCGCGGGGGAGGTCCGGCCCGCTGCGGCATGCGGGCGCGGCGCGCCTACGCGCGCGGTGGGCGGGCGAGACTCACCGTGGCGCGCGAGACTCGCCGCAATGCGCAGTGTTTCGCGCGCTGGAGTGAGTCTCGGCGGTGTCACGGCTGCCATCACACGGCATCCGCTGGGCGCGTCGGCGCGCCGTGGTGCGTTACGAGGCGGCGCGGTCGTAGGCCTTCTGCGATGCGGACACATCGCTCAGGTGAGTGATCGACCACTCTTCGAGCGCGCGGAGCGGCTCGCGCAGGGTACGACCCGCCTCGGTGAGCGTGTATTCGACGCGCACTGGCACCTCGGGGTAGACCGTGCGCTGCACCAGTCCGTCTCGTTCGAGCGCGCGCAGGGTCTGGGTGAGCATCTTCTGTGAGACGCCTTCGATGCGCCGCCGCAACTCGGAGAACCGCGCGCTGCCGTCCCAGAGAGCGCCCACGATCAGCACCGTCCAGCGGTCGCCGATGCGATCGAGGATGCGGCGGGTCGGGCAGTCGGCACGGTAGGGGCTGCTCGGGAGTTGCGACTCGGACGAGGTGGTTACCACAAAGTGCCTTCTTCCTATTGGTGACGTGCTCTCTTATGGTAACCAGGGGCGTCGTTCGACGCCACTGTTCTCGAGGAGAGGAACTTCATGTCTCGCATCACCGTCATCGGCGGCACTGGATATGCCGGCTCGGCCATTGTCAAGGAGGCCTCCGGGCGCGGCCACCAGGTCACAGTGCTGAGTCGCTCGGCGACCGACACACCCGTCCCGAACGTGACCTACGTGTACGGCGATGCGACCGAGGAGGCGACACTTCCGGCACTCCTGGAAGGCGCCGAGGTCGTGGTGGACGCTCTTGCGCCGCGCGGCGCGGCAGCCGCCGGCTGGCGTGACGTGCATCGCATCATTGCGCGCGCAGCCGATGCCGCAGGCGTTCGCCTGTACATCGTCGGCGGCGCGTCCTCGCTGCGCCCTGCACCGGGCGCTGCCCGCTTCGTCTCGGATCTGACCGGAATCCCCGAGGAGCTGCACGAAGAGATCCGCTCGGGCGCTGCATTCATCACCGAAGATCTGCCGGCCACCCCCGCAACGCTGGATTGGGTCTTCGTGAGCCCGGCGCTGCGCTTCGGTGCGCATCTGCCCGGCGAAGTGCTCGGCCGTTATCGGCTCGGAGACGACGTCGCGGTTCAGCCCGATGGCGGGGCGATCTCTGCTGCGGACTATGCCCTCGGGTTCGTCGACCTGATCGAGCGCGGCGCACACCACCGGGCGCACGTCAACCTCGGGCACTGAGCAGGCCGACACAGCCGGGGCCCGCGCCGGGGACGATCACTCCGGCTCGGGCCGCTCGCGGTTGCGCTTGGTCACAGAGCGCCGGTGCTTCGCCTCGATGCGCCGACGTCGCGAGGCGTTCGTGGGACGGGTGGGATGCCGGGGCGCAGGCGGTACGAGAGCGTCACGCAGCAGCGCGACGAGTCGTTCTCGTGCCGCGGTGCGGTTGCGGCGCTGCGAGCGATGCTCGGCGGCGCTGACGGTGAGCACGGTGCCGGCGAGCTTGACCGCCAGGACCTTGAGCACGCGTGCGCGCTGTCGATCGGTCAACGCTGTCGTCGTCGCCAGGTCGAGGCTGAGCTGTACGCGGGAGTCGGCTGTGTTCACGCCCTGGCCACCAGGGCCGGAGGCATGGGAGAACTGCTCGACGAGCTCGGCCGCCGGCACGGTCAGTCCGTGCGGTGCGCCCGGCCCCGGGGCCACGTGCAGATCGTCCACACGACGAGTGTGCCGCATCCAGATCCGCCCCGCGTGATCGGCGCGGGAGCGTTCACCCGATGATCTCGTCGACCTCGTCCTTGACCGCTTCGGTGTCGGCATCGCCGACCGCACTCCGACCGGCGCTCCAGGCCGACCAGAGGCGGTGATAGATCCCCCCGCGCACGAGCAGCTCGTCGTGGCTGCCCTGCTCGACGACCCGACCGGCGTCCATGACGAGAATCTTGTCGGCCCGCGATGCCTGATCCAGGCGGTGTGCGATCACCAGGGCCGACCGGCCGCGGGTCACCTCGTCAGCGGCATCCTCGAGCGCCTCCGCTCCGGCAGAGCCGGCCTCGGCCGTCGCCTCGTCCATGATGACGATGGCCGGATCCAGGAGCAGCACACGAGCCAGCGCCAGCTCCTGGGCGGCCACAGGTTCCAGTTGAATGCCGCGAGCGCCGACGACGGTGTCCAGTCCGCGCGGAAGCCGGTTGAGCCAGGCGCCCGCATGAACCCGGTCGAGCACGGCGAGAAGCTCGTCGTCCGTGGCATCCGATTTGGCAAGGGTCATGTCCTGGCGCAGAGTGCCCGAGAAGACGTGCACCTCCTGGCTGACCATGGCAAGACGGGCGATGCGCTCACGGTCGGACAGCGACGAGACGGGATAGCCGTCGACGAGCACTTCGCCCTGGTCGGGGACGCGCAGCCCCGCCAGCAGCGCCGCCACAGTGGTCTTGCCGGCGCCGGACGCACCCACGATCGCGACGGTCTCGCCCGGCTCGATGGTCAGATCGACATCGCGCACGGCCCATCCGCCGCCGTAGCTGAAGCTGACATCGCGCAGCTGAACGCGCCCCTGCGGGACTCCGGCGCCGCTGTCGGGCACCGGGGCAGGCGGATCGGAGACGACGCCCACGATGCGCGCCAGCGAGGCATAACCGGACTGCACCACGTCGAGCACACGCATGAAGATGTTCAAGGGGCCGCGCAGCCGGATGATCATCAGCACAGCCCCGGTCACAGCGCCCACGGTGAGCGAGCCGGTGGCCACCAGGTGATATCCGGTCGCCAGCGCGATGGCGAGCATCAAGAACTCGGCGACGAGCATCCAGATGTTCAGGACGAGCATCGTGGTGCGCGCTCTGACACCCTTCAGAACCACCCCCCAAGAGGCGTTTCCGATCTCGGTGTGCATTTTCTCTTCCATCGAGAACGCTCGCACCGTCGCGCGACCGCGGATGGCCTCGAGCACTCGTCGTGCGCGCTCGCCCATGGCGGCTCGTTCGTCGGCATACCGCTGCGGCGCCTTGGCGAGGTAGGCGCGTGCGCCGAGGAAATACACCGGGGCAACCAGCAGGGGGATGATCAAGAACTGCCAGTTGAGCGTGAACAGCGCGACCACCGTCGCGATGATCGTGAACAGCGAGGTGGCCAGGGTCGGCACGGTCTCGGACACCGCAGCCGACAGCTCGGCGACATCGTCGGTGGAGCGGCTGACAAGATCGCCCGCACCGGCATCCTCGACCCGATGAGTGGGAAGTCCCAGAGCGGTGCCGACCATGTCCTGGCGCAGATTGGCGATCACCCTCTCGGATAGCCGCGCCACCAGGTAGAAACCGCCGGCGCTGAGGACCGCGCCCACCGTACCCGCCGCGACCAGCTCCGCGCCGATGAGCCACAGCGATCGGGCGGGGTGACCGGCCACCAGGTCGATGATCTGCCCCATCAGCTGCGGCACCAGAACGCCCGCATATGAGCCGAGCCCGAGCAGCACGAGCGCGAGCAGGAACAACAGCTTCGCGTACCGGACCCCGCTCAGCTGACGGCTCACCTCGCGGCGTACCTGCCGCAGGGTCGCCAGCGGGAACCGAAGACCGGTCGCGGCCTTGTCCGGTGGGACGCTGCTCATCGGCTCACCACGATCAGATGCTCGTCGGCCATCGCTCGCACCTGTGCCACTTCGAAGTGATGGTCGGCCACGGCGTTCCACGCCGGGGCCTGGCTGAACACGAGCGTGATCTTCTCGCCCCGGTGGGCGCCCACGC is drawn from Microbacterium protaetiae and contains these coding sequences:
- a CDS encoding winged helix-turn-helix transcriptional regulator, with protein sequence MVTTSSESQLPSSPYRADCPTRRILDRIGDRWTVLIVGALWDGSARFSELRRRIEGVSQKMLTQTLRALERDGLVQRTVYPEVPVRVEYTLTEAGRTLREPLRALEEWSITHLSDVSASQKAYDRAAS
- a CDS encoding NAD(P)-dependent oxidoreductase — its product is MSRITVIGGTGYAGSAIVKEASGRGHQVTVLSRSATDTPVPNVTYVYGDATEEATLPALLEGAEVVVDALAPRGAAAAGWRDVHRIIARAADAAGVRLYIVGGASSLRPAPGAARFVSDLTGIPEELHEEIRSGAAFITEDLPATPATLDWVFVSPALRFGAHLPGEVLGRYRLGDDVAVQPDGGAISAADYALGFVDLIERGAHHRAHVNLGH
- the arsM gene encoding arsenite methyltransferase, whose amino-acid sequence is MTDTGDETRERVRARYATAATAVSRGNRDALALIDADQSCCSPSENASCCGGSGELDDAFGASLYSADEQGELPAEAVAASLGCGNPMMVARLNEGEKVLDLGSGGGIDVLLSARRVGPTGFAYGVDMTDEMLELAEANKAKAGAVNVEFLKGTIEDVPLPDGAVDVVISNCVINLSIDKPTVFAEMFRVLVPGGRIGISDVVAEDHLTPAERAERGSHVGCIAGALSRTEYLDGLAAAGFIDAAVEFTHEAAPGMHSALVRAVKPAAA
- a CDS encoding arsenate reductase ArsC translates to MTEKKPSVLFVCVHNAGRSQMAAGWLRHLAGDRVEIRSAGSLPADRINPVVVAAMNEQGIDIAAEHPKIITTEAVQHSDVVITMGCGDACPFFPGKRYEDWKLDDPAGGDLGAVRQIRDEIRSHVEELITSLRED
- a CDS encoding ArsR/SmtB family transcription factor — protein: MSTRTELPITPVGIAACCSPLTAGVIDDASAAQLARVFKALGDPTRVRLISLIAAAEGAEACICELTDPVGLSQPTVSHHMRLLVQAGLVTREQRGKWAYYRLVGQTFNALREAVTVGIDVV
- a CDS encoding DUF6596 domain-containing protein translates to MTMPEPRDDTRDVATVITRTHREEWARIVAGLTRRFGDLDLAEEMTAEAFAAAVEHWPAHGIPPNPAGWVTTTANRRAIDRLRREARRDEKHREALLLHDPEPSAPTGAIEDDRLRLLFICCHPALSLDARVALTLRIVGGLTVAEIAHAFLVQDTTMGQRISRAKAKIKAAGIPFAIPAAEDLPARIDAVLVVLYLVFNEGYLASGPDTPAIRRDLTAEGIRLTRLAHGLRPDDAEVVGLLALMLLTDARSQARVSADGELVRLDEQDRGSWDRELIAEGLQLLGSREVDEPSGRYRLLAEINAAHVTAPHPRDTDWARIASLYSRLEEIDPSPLVTLNKAIALSEHDSPDLALAIVDRLTDKLDGHHAFHVTRAELLRATGRSADARAAYDRAIDLAGNTAETAHLIRRRNQLAPSNGELS
- the arfB gene encoding alternative ribosome rescue aminoacyl-tRNA hydrolase ArfB yields the protein MDDLHVAPGPGAPHGLTVPAAELVEQFSHASGPGGQGVNTADSRVQLSLDLATTTALTDRQRARVLKVLAVKLAGTVLTVSAAEHRSQRRNRTAARERLVALLRDALVPPAPRHPTRPTNASRRRRIEAKHRRSVTKRNRERPEPE